In Macrobrachium rosenbergii isolate ZJJX-2024 chromosome 48, ASM4041242v1, whole genome shotgun sequence, one DNA window encodes the following:
- the LOC136831631 gene encoding pro-resilin-like — translation MNSKVIFVFLGLAALAAADSRERYSYSAPRASSSSEESFESSEAKYSFNWAVSDDSSSNEFGHQESRDGDDTQGSYYVQLPDGRLQKVSYHVDGDDGYVAEVTYEGEAQFPDSVESGSSESFEAPRYAPPRPRYYAPDSNESK, via the exons ATGAATTCAAAG GTCATCTTCGTCTTCCTGGGCCTGGCTGCCCTGGCTGCCGCCGACAGCCGGGAAAGATATTCCTATTCCGCCCCTAGA GCTTCATCCAGCTCCGAGGAATCCTTCGAATCCAGCGAAGCCAAGTACAGCTTCAACTGGGCCGTGAGCGACGATTCTTCCAGCAACGAATTCGGACACCAGGAATCCCGCGACGGAGACGACACtcagggatcctactacgtccAGCTCCCCGACGGCCGCCTCCAGAAGGTGTCCTACCACGTCGACGGAGACGACGGCTACGTGGCCGAAGTCACCTACGAAGGAGAGGCCCAGTTCCCCGATTCCGTGGAATCCGGGTCCAGCGAATCCTTCGAGGCTCCGAGATACGCTCCACCAAGGCCTCGTTACTATGCTCCCGATTCCAACGAATCTAAATAG